A single Vulcanisaeta distributa DSM 14429 DNA region contains:
- the rrp4 gene encoding exosome complex RNA-binding protein Rrp4, with protein MPLYVNDKQIVLPGDAIATKDYNVSGSIYWDGDVAYSAVVGLINIRGERDVEVIPLSGIYKPRVGDIVIGYVIDIGLTGWVIDIKSPYSAYLPIQEATLKPVDLMTVDLKSLLGIGDIVLARIIDFNLTKDYPVTLTLKEARLGRIEGGTLVEIDASKVARVIGRRGSMVSIFSEELGCDVTVGQNGRVWIRCRDPGDESFVARVIKLIESESHTSGLTDRVRSIVTQYKARKVSIKSQSLTTAS; from the coding sequence ATGCCGCTGTACGTAAACGACAAACAGATAGTGCTGCCCGGGGATGCGATAGCCACGAAGGACTATAACGTCAGTGGTAGTATTTACTGGGATGGTGATGTGGCTTACTCGGCAGTTGTTGGGCTCATAAACATAAGGGGCGAGAGGGATGTGGAGGTCATACCGCTCAGCGGCATTTACAAGCCTAGGGTTGGGGACATAGTCATTGGTTATGTAATTGACATCGGACTAACTGGGTGGGTTATCGACATTAAATCCCCATACTCGGCATACCTCCCCATTCAGGAGGCCACGCTTAAGCCTGTTGATTTAATGACCGTTGACCTAAAGAGCCTGTTGGGTATTGGCGATATAGTGCTTGCCAGGATAATAGATTTTAACCTGACAAAGGATTACCCAGTAACGTTAACTCTTAAGGAGGCTAGGCTTGGTAGGATTGAGGGTGGGACGCTCGTTGAGATTGATGCGAGTAAGGTTGCCAGGGTGATTGGTAGGAGGGGCTCTATGGTTAGCATATTCAGTGAGGAGCTTGGTTGTGACGTAACTGTTGGTCAGAATGGTAGGGTTTGGATTAGGTGTAGGGATCCTGGGGATGAATCATTTGTTGCCAGGGTAATAAAGTTGATAGAGAGTGAAAGCCACACAAGCGGATTAACTGATAGGGTCAGGTCAATAGTGACTCAGTACAAGGCCAGGAAGGTGAGCATTAAGTCCCAGAGCTTAACCACAGCTTCTTAA
- a CDS encoding ribosome assembly factor SBDS translates to MSRRNYVIARYEKDGYVFEILVDPDAALDMRLGKPVSIDKVLITDTIYKDARKGLRASEESLMRVFKTTDPRKVAEFIVRNGELPLTAEQRRRLIEQKRKQIIDWISRNCIDTRTRTPVPPQRVEAAMQQVDVAIDPFKPVEEQVNAVIKALQKVLPLKVAVSILEIRAPAEHAHKVRSTLSRMGRVVKERFEGDGSLVMQLEVPAGLQDTIIAKVNELTHGSGDVKIISTS, encoded by the coding sequence ATGAGTAGAAGGAATTATGTAATTGCCAGGTATGAGAAGGATGGTTACGTCTTCGAAATACTTGTAGACCCAGACGCAGCCCTGGACATGAGGCTTGGCAAGCCTGTGAGTATTGATAAGGTGTTGATAACGGACACTATATACAAAGACGCGAGGAAGGGCCTTAGGGCGAGTGAGGAGTCGTTAATGAGGGTTTTCAAGACCACTGACCCGAGGAAGGTGGCCGAGTTTATCGTTAGGAACGGTGAGTTACCACTCACGGCTGAGCAGAGAAGGAGACTCATTGAGCAGAAGAGGAAGCAGATAATTGATTGGATTAGTAGGAACTGTATAGACACGAGGACTAGGACGCCAGTGCCTCCGCAGAGGGTTGAGGCTGCAATGCAGCAGGTCGATGTTGCGATAGACCCGTTTAAGCCCGTTGAGGAGCAGGTGAATGCCGTAATAAAGGCCCTCCAGAAGGTCTTACCACTTAAGGTTGCTGTTAGTATCCTTGAAATTAGGGCGCCCGCTGAGCATGCCCATAAGGTTAGGAGCACGCTTTCGAGGATGGGTAGGGTGGTTAAGGAGAGGTTTGAGGGTGATGGCTCGCTGGTAATGCAGCTTGAGGTCCCTGCTGGGCTTCAGGATACGATAATTGCTAAGGTTAATGAATTAACTCATGGTTCAGGCGATGTTAAGATAATCTCCACGTCATAA
- a CDS encoding ABC transporter ATP-binding protein gives MQAIMVRELRRSFGAREVLRGIDLDVDYGVIATLLGPNGAGKTTLIRILTTELMPHGGEAYVAGFNVVNQASEVRRRIAVIPQDARPISYMTPHEFVYSYLLLRGLPRNDARKAARDSLEELGLWDFRNTPIYQLSGGMTRRVLVAAVLASNAEVVFLDEPTVGLDAASRRVVWNSLRRYSDSGASIFLTTHYIEEAEQISDIVFLIDSGLIVSRGRPSELVNKLPGKYVVEYPASAGTEPCIRVGSSCFSFVDSLDEVGDGAIRVSPKSLEHYVLVTIRSWGEGNEEG, from the coding sequence ATGCAGGCGATAATGGTTAGGGAATTAAGGAGGAGTTTCGGGGCCAGGGAGGTCTTAAGGGGTATAGACCTCGATGTTGATTATGGCGTGATAGCCACATTACTGGGTCCAAACGGTGCTGGTAAGACGACACTCATTAGGATACTGACAACTGAGTTAATGCCCCATGGTGGTGAGGCCTATGTCGCTGGTTTCAACGTGGTTAATCAAGCCTCTGAGGTTAGGCGTAGGATTGCCGTGATTCCGCAGGACGCCAGGCCCATATCCTACATGACACCCCACGAATTTGTTTACTCCTACCTACTACTCCGTGGCCTACCTAGGAATGATGCGAGGAAAGCCGCCAGGGACTCGCTTGAGGAACTTGGCCTGTGGGACTTTAGGAATACGCCCATTTATCAATTATCTGGCGGCATGACTAGGAGGGTCCTAGTCGCCGCTGTACTTGCCTCTAATGCCGAGGTCGTGTTTCTCGACGAACCAACTGTTGGGCTTGACGCAGCATCTAGGCGTGTTGTTTGGAATTCACTGCGGCGGTATAGTGATAGTGGGGCATCAATATTTTTAACAACACATTATATTGAGGAGGCCGAGCAAATATCGGACATTGTCTTCCTAATAGATAGTGGCTTGATAGTGTCGCGAGGCAGGCCTAGCGAGCTCGTTAATAAATTGCCTGGTAAGTATGTTGTTGAGTACCCAGCATCCGCGGGTACCGAGCCGTGCATTAGGGTTGGTTCTTCATGCTTCTCCTTCGTGGACTCCCTCGATGAGGTTGGGGATGGAGCCATTAGGGTCTCGCCCAAGTCCCTTGAGCATTATGTGCTTGTGACTATAAGGTCCTGGGGTGAGGGTAATGAGGAAGGTTAA